From the Onychostoma macrolepis isolate SWU-2019 chromosome 13, ASM1243209v1, whole genome shotgun sequence genome, the window TAAATAGTTCATTAGATCatgaataaatcaattaaatcatCATAATGAAAAAGCTGTTGCTTGACAAAAGTACTCCGTGGTAATTCATTATTTTGAAAGAACCCGACCAAACCACGGAAACAGTTTCTATACACAAAAATCTCAGACGGTTTTCTGGCTTAACAGATTCTGATCCAGAGAGAAAAACTTCTccagtttttcttttatgtattttgcaTCAGGCCTGTGCTCTGGTGAATATGACAACATCTTCATGATGTATGTATTCTGAAAAAGAAGCATAATAAAGTTATTGGCTAAACTCGGTCCAATCAATATTTTTCAGGTAAAATCAAGTTCTTTACCTCAGTTTGATAACAGTCACTGAACCCTTCTGGTAACCTTCGATCTCTCAGATCTGTCCACAGCTGCAACATCAGGGgaaaaaatcatttataaattaaaagaattgttttttgttttgtttattcatcagaacagatttggagaaatgtgtctctgcatcagtgtctcagcaatggatgctctgcagtgaatgggtgccgtcagaataagagtccaaacagctgataaaaacaccacaataatccacaccactccagtccatcagttaacatctggagaagacaaaagctgcgtgtttgtaagaaacaaatccatcaagtcGTTTTTAACTtataaaatatgagtccataatccataataacgcttcctccaaaGTCCTGTtctccacccacatatttgtttagagctgttttggcgagtaaacagtgcttgatctgtgcagatttctctcctgattcacctttttcactggaggaagtgttattatggattatggacttaatgctggatttgtttcagcttttgtcttctccagatgttaactgatggactggagtggtgtggattattgtgatgtgtttatcagctgtttggactctcattctgacggcacccattcactgcagagcatccattgctgatgaagaaacaaactcttggATGgaaatcttggatggcctgagggtgaggacattttgtaatattttatttatttatttttgcaaatacGGGTAATAACTGTGCTTATACTGATGACTGTCATGAAATACTACTGACCTTCTCTCTTTCGCTACCAGTAGATATTTTCCAGATCATCTCAAACCATACGAGTCCAAGGggaaaaatgtctgttttttcaTCATAATTATTCTTATATTTCTAAggaaaacaattaatttttttaattaattaatttatttagcaaataaaGCACCCAAAATGTAAGTCTATAAGTCTCATGGTGTCATTATTTCTCTTAGAGACAATAAAAATGTGTCACCTGTTCAGGACTCATATAAGTTCGTGTTCCTCTGTTTGATCTCTCTGTAAGGTCACCATTTTGATCGGTCTGAGCCGCCACCAGCCCAAAGTCTCCGATCTTCACATTGTCATCAGCACCAAACAGTATGTTATCAGGCTAAAAGGAAAGTACACATGGGTAAAATGCTTATTTGTTTAAACACAAGTTAAGTTGGCTCCCagcaacaaaaatgaaataccTTCAAGTCTCTGTGGATGAGCTTGTTTGCATGGATGTATTCCACTCCAGTGatgatttcataaaatatttgatgGATTTCCACTGTGGTTCTCTGTTTTTCCATATGATTTCTTGCCTTTATCCAATCAGTCAGTGTTCCTCCCTCACAGAACtccatctgaataaataaatatgtcgTGCTGCTGAAATAagagagagtaaaaaaaaaaaaagcagacatGTCACATGGGTCAATATTTAACATTGCAATGCACAGTATTGTCCTAcatgagtcttttttttttttttttgtcaaatcaTACATTTCACATCATCATATGTCTCTAAAAGTTTGTGTATAATGTTAGTCAGTGTTTCTTGCACcagatcattttttttgttttaaattaagatTTTCCACTCTTTTATCTGGTCCTTGAATTGAGATTACATTGTAATCAAATCATCTGCAAATTTGagacaaattatattttagatttaacaGTATTAttcattatacattatatttaactGTACATATGTCTTAGATTTATGCTGCGaaatttagaaataaatcaCGCTgagcatgaaataaatacagTGTTTTGCTGCTGTGCCTCTTTGGATGTGAAATGACTAACAGCATTTACTCAGGGTTTGCCATTTGGCTTCATATTGTTTAAACTGCTCCACCCTTCAATAACAGCCTCTTTCGTCACATTATAACAGATTCATAATTCAGATTCAATGTGCAACTATTCAGATCAGACTGAAACGCAcagggattttttttcttttcaaaataaaCTGTTATTCTTCATAGGGAAATGCAGAGCAGCAGTTTGGTTTAAAAAGATGGATGTTTTAGGACCTAGGTGGAAAAAGGATGGGCTCCAGGTCTCCTACCAAATCTTGAAAAACTGCTACACTGTTTATCAAAATTCCGTTAAGGAGGCAAAATCCAAATATTTCTCAAACTTGATCGCAAAAAATGCCAATAGGCCCAAAGTTCTCTTCAAAACCATAAATTCTGTTCTTAGTCCAACTGTTTGCTCAGTTCCTGATGTCAATCTTGAGACGTGCACCCAATTCTCTGAATTTTTTGTTCAGAAAGTACAAGATATTAGATCACACTTCTCTCCTTTTGACTTAGATCACTCTCATCTGGTTCATTCATCCTGTAGTTTCACAAATTTTCAGCCAGTATCTTCATCTCAATTACTCAAAATAATTTCTCagatgaaaattacattttgtcagtCCGATGTATTGTCTGGTGGTCTGTTTAGAGAGGTTTTAGACACAATCAGCCCCACCCTCTTAGCTATTATAAACAGCTCTTTAATAAATGGGGTATTTCTGGAAAGTTTTAAACATGCTATCGTACAGCCCCTATTGAAAGGCCCTCATCTTGACCCCACTGTGCATAACAATTATCGCCCTATCTCTAAACTCTCATTCATTTCAAAGGTTTTGGAAAAAGTTGCACTCTCACAGTTTACTTCGTACCTggataattgtaatattttagaCCCGTTTCAATCTGGTTTTAGAGCACTGCATAGTCGGCATTGCTAAAGGTTACAAATGACATTCTGCTGACCATTGATTCTGGGTCATCTTCTATCCTGATACTTTTAGATTTAAGTGCCGCATTTGATACTGTTGACCACAATATTCTTCTGAAACGACTTGAGTATGTTGTTGGGGTTCAGGGCCTAGCTTTAGAGTGGTTCGCCTCATACTTAAAGGGGAGGACTTTTTCTGTAAATATCGGGTCATTTACTTCACCGCCTGCACCTATCCATTGTGGTGTTCCACAGGGATCCATTTTTGGCcctcttttgtttttcctttacaTGCTCCCTTTGGGCTCAATACTccaaaaacataacattaattaTCACTGTTATGCCGATGACCTCCAACTATATCTTCCAATCAAACCAGGAAATGACTTTTCATTGGATCATCTTTTTTTATGCCTTAATAAAGTCAAGACCTGGATGACAAAAAACTTGTTAcaattgaatgaaaataaaactgaagtgCTTCTACTGGGCCCTGCTGCTACTAACAACTCCATTAAAACACAGCTTGGTTTTCTAAGTAATAACCTTCACAATCATGCAAAAAATCTTGGGAGTCCATTTTGATCCTCTTCTCCAATTTGATAATCATATAAATGCAGTTATAAGGAGTAGCTTTTTTCATCTCAGATCAGTGGCTAAGGTGAAAAACTTTCTTTCTTGTCATGACCTTGAAATAGTAATTCATGCATTAATTTCCTCTCGTTTGGATTACTGTAACTCTTTGTACATTGGCCTACCTCAATTTACACTGTCACGATTAcagatggttcaaaatgcagcagccagaTTCTTAACAGGAACTAAGAAAAGGGATCATATCACCCCTGTTTCAATTTTAAGATCCTTCTTTTTGCATACAAGGCATTGCATAATTCTGCCCCGGATTATATTTGTGCTCTCATTAAGCCATATACAGCCTCTAGGTCTTTAAGATCTAGTGATCAGTTACTTTTATCTGTCCCCCGTTCACGTTGTACAACAAAAGGTGATCAAGCTTTCTCAGTAGTGGCCCCAAAGCTGTGGAACAGTCTACCTTTCAACATCAGAGCTTCTCCATCATTGGATGCTTTTAAATCTAGcttaaagacttatttttacTCTTTAGCATTTGAGCGATGTTGTGTAGGTACTTTGAATAGTTTAATTGGAGttttatgaaattacattttaattgttttttgatACTTGTTTTTCCTGTTGTCTCCCcttcctttttcttttaaattgttatttttattgtaaagcactttggatCAACTACAGTTGTGTTAAACTtgtgctctataaataaaatttgccttgccttgccttgcctatttaaaatttacagcaaaatcaaaTCTTTCTATTTCAGAGAGCAAAGAAAATTTGATTCCTCATTATATGAGACCTTCGAATAATGCAGTTGTTGTGTCAtaaatttcaatcaaacaaatAAACTCACTGATTTGAGCCGTCAGTTCTGTTGTTTCCTGAGGACTCCGCAGCAGCGGATGCTGATCTGAGAACAGACACAattgcatttacattcatgcatttggcagatacTTTTAACCAAAGAGACTTAAAGTACATTAGAGCTACATTTTATTAGTAGATGCATCTGCTGGGAATCAAACCCCTGACCAGCTGACACCCTACGTTACTAGTTTACCCTAAAAGGAGCAAATACAGGAGTGAAATAAAGAAGTGTCTCATAAGAGGAATGCTGGACATACTCGGTCACACTCAGACTTTCCATTCCTGATGtgacatcttcatcatcatcatcatcatcttcatcatctttGTCaacttcatcttcatcttcccTCTCTTCACAGCCATCTCTATCAAAGGTCACCACATCTGATGAAGAACCTGGTGTGCTgaacataaaacacataaacatgACTATTGAGAAGCAGGGAATGTTTTATCAAAAGCACTGGAGACTTGCTTACTTGGACACTTGGTTTCTTCCTTGGTTTGACGTGTCTGAATCTGGCCAGCATGTGATGTACCGCACTATGTTTGGGTGATCTAGTCGGGCCAGTGTCTTCACCTCAGAATCAGCTGTTCTGTTTTAAatcaatgaatgaataaaataataaaacataatgaatgaataaaaagtacatatttcactgtttgaaaaataaattatttaaaaatttttattaaaaataaggaaattaataaataatgaataaatgaatatttgaatgactgaatgaacaaacaaataaaaacaaagaatgaaaatgaatgaatgaatcagtgaattaatgaattacattattctgtgggggttttttttgcctcataatcatgacaaatgttctttttaaaatgaGATATCATATGTCCTTATGACTTGTATAAACTTACCCGGTTAAGATGACTCTCTTTACAGCGTagatcttttcatcatatttatgttttactttATAAACGCAGCCAAAGCCTCCTTCACCAAGTTTTGCGATCAATTCAAAATTCTGTAATCTATAGATGATACATACATGTCAATAGACaataaaatcattatgcattatcctataaacaaaacattcatttaaaacatttctctTTGTTATATCTGAATTAATTAAACAAGATATTTCTGGTGGACACAAAGCTGTCAGGTCCAGTAGACCATGCTTACCCTGAAATTGAGTCCAGTCCATGATCACTGGGGCAGGAACTGGAACTGATCAataacaaatcatttttaaattattatccAAACATTGGCACACTAAATAAAAGCACCAAATAGTCATTATAAATCACTACTgtaagtatttttaataaatacacaacacaaacCTCTCTTGGCTGAAACTATCATCGCTCCACTCCTCATTCAGAGTCCACATGCTGCTTTTGCTACATTTCTTTACTTTACCCTCCTTCTCCAAACTGTACAGCTGTTTGTTAATGGTTTGTCTTGACTGTCCCAGCTCCCTGGCGATCTGATGAGCTTTTTTTAAACCTCCTGATCTCAGCAGATCCTCCACATGTTTCTCCTCACTTGTGTCTCTTGTCGTCTGAGACTTTTGCTGTGGTTTGAGTGTCTGTTTGATCTCATTCTTCTCCATACTGTACAGCTGTTTCTTGATGGTTGGTGTTGACTGTCCCAGCTTGCTGGCGATCTTTTGGGCTTTTAAACCTCCTGATCTCAGCAGATCCTCCACATGTTTGTCTTCACTGGTGTCTCTTGTCGTCTGAGACTTTTGCTGTGGTTTGAGTGTCTGTTTGATCTCATTCTTCTTCTCCATAAGGTCCCAAACAGGAGGCAGCTTGTCAGTCTTGAACACCTGATTTGCTCTCTCCAGGTTGTACAGATGTTTGTTCACGGTGCTTTTATCTGCTCCGATATCTTTAGCAATTATCAAAGCGGTGCTTTTGCCGTTTTGCTTCAAGAAGTCACAGATCTTTCTCCCCATTTCAGTGTTGGTTGACATTTTGCTTCGGTCTGAAAGGTTTTTAATACAGTTCAGATGCTGTCAGAGTGTTGTCTTCTACCTTCTCTGCTCGGTCTAGAGACCAAAGGTTTCATAGCTCCGCGTCGGTATTTAAACCAGCCTTCTGTAGCTTTCTGTTTCGATTCTCTCTCGCTTTCCTCAGCGCTTCCAGACATGTTTATAACACGCCCAGCTCTGGGTTTCGAATCGTCACGATCATAAACTTGTATTACGTAATATTAACATACAGTAGCCTACATAACACACCATATTACTGAAGAATGGTAAGCATACACgtacaaaatttaaaatggtttattaGGGAAAATAATCGTTTGTAGGTGATTTGGAAATTAGTGTAATGCCTTAGAATGTATTctcttatttaattattaactgatttatatactttattcattcatttaaaagcctagaaaaatgaaaaatggttCGCAGAGAAGcaggggcgtcatgcactcatcatttttgagggggctcgagtgggggggggggggggggtcgtcatgtgacacacagcagccacaatagcACTTatgttcttgtttatttatttatttaattatttatttttcctttttattcgaaacattcccaaacgcattaactatatcatgaaatatgaatatcttgattctcacctttatagattatgttgatctataatgggcgatggtcaaagtagcctaataacgtagtctattaactatgcataaaaacttGTCTGTTCACTTAAGTAACAGGGTGTCATGTCATAACatgactgactttatatttaatgtgaatttaacattgaaagttaatgtgaataaaagcaTTGTAAGTTAAGCTactaatcataacactttcattgaaagagagcaaagaacattacattattaaagaacattttcactgacagtctagagttcaagcactctcaaaaactcccattaaaatcactgaagctgtttacactgtgaaatgaatatcttacttacagacacatctgcactttgttgtccTGCTGCTACAGTTGTATGCATTCTTTACGTGTTTATTGCAACTATATTTAATTACTTTCTCaccaaacaaccagactaataaatggctaacgAATAGCCCGTACCGGGGCAGAGCCTATAGACGACTTCTGTATGGGCATAATTTTGGCAACCTGTGCGAGAAATAAGTTATAAGTTACTTTCTCATagcttaatattaatttattcacatcTGTACTCATAGCTACCCCCTAGCCTACATCTTTGGCACGTTGCCTGTTTTATTGAGCTGAGTTTTGGACAAGAGATGACATTGAAATGATATAGATACGTAAAGATATGACATTATTTCATGTCAGTGTAGTATATGGTCtgttattctatttttattttaaattgttttcattgttatattttaggGGTAATGTTAGTCATTTGTTAGTCTGGCTGTTTGATGAGAAAGTGATGAAAGTTGCAATAAACGTGTTAAGAATGCATAGGACTGCAGCAGCAGGACTATTTTTCTGCTGTGCAGAACTGCAGAAGAACTAATGACTGCACCGTTTAatgtttggttgaccaatcagcGTATTCCCGCCCACATGCAGAGATCAAAAATTCAAggtgtttattcattttctagccctgaatgtaaaaacggaaaatcaagcataattcttgtttttttgaaaaatttaaaaccgttttcttatttttctgtttttaatattaaattaaaaaacgaATGAACGGAAGATTCATAGGAACAGTTCGCTGTTTTGAGTTATTTAACTTTGAAATCCATCCATTTGTTTAGAAGCTTTCATAGCTGAGATCATTATTGTTCATATTCTTGTGTATGTGCAAATTAATGAACAAATACTTATGTCTAAAGGGATAGCTATAAATTAAGAGCTAAAGTTACTTACATAAGAATACGAaacattaatctaaaaatgtttaatcaGGGTGGACTATTTCGGAGTGAAACAACCCATCtaataaaacatcacagatCTCATAACTTATTAATACTTGCTGGGATTTGCTTGCTTTTCCCTCcgaaatgatgtcacttcctggaggGTGATGTCATTAAGCAACTGATCTTTaaatttacaaacaaataaaagaacaaatgagtaaataaatagtaatactGAGAACACAGGGGGAAAATATACAATGATTAGCAATGAAAAAGTGTtcaaaaatttcaaataaacaccTGGAATTGTTTCATATATATTGTATTGATAAACtgccaatgttttattttacaaggCAAAATGATAACATCCTCCCAAAGCATTGAAAgaaatacaattcaaatatAACTGAATGGTCGTTTTGTCATTGTAATATGAAAGAAAAGTaacaatttcttaaaaaatatgaatttattttatccaaTGTCAGAACACATTGATATTAATgacacattttctttcttttcattcCACCAAGCATAAACAGTATATTTGTCATGAAAGACGCCTGACAGCTGAAAGTCAATTCAAGCAGTAATCTTCCCCGCCagtacaaaatgttttcacattACATAATATTGCATTTTGGTTTACACTGTAATCAAACAACTGTAACTTTGAGTATTTTTTAGTTGCAATCACATTTAAGATGCAAATCCATGTCAATTTTATACAGCTAACACAacaaaaatgttgtgaaatTACATTCATGTCGGGATTTCTAAAAGCAGCctcacaaaatcaaaataatgaatttctatgatatatttaaaatatactagaagaaatctgaacattatttcacattattattttttttaataaaatcactCCCCAGTttatattatcactttaatcagagaacattaataaatactgtagttcATTAGATTatgaataaatcaattaaatcgtCATAATGAAAAAGCTGTTGCTCGTCAGAAGTACTCCGTGGCAAATCATTATTTTGAAAGAACCCGACCAAACTGCTGAGACATTTTCTATACATAATCTCAGACGGTTTTCTGGCTTAACAGATTCTGATCCAGAGAGAAAAACTTCTCCAGTTTTTCTTTTAAGTCTTTTGCATGTGGTCTGTGCTCTGGTGAATATGACAACATCTTCATGATGAATTTACTCTGAAAAAGAAGCATAAAGTTATTGGCTAAACTCGGTCCAATCAATATTGATCAGAAGGTAAAATCAAGTTCCTTACCTCAGTTTGATAACCGTCACTGAACCCTTCTGGAAATCTTTTATCTCTCAGATCCGGCCACAGCTGTGCAACatcaaaaaaaagaaggaaaaaaagaaaaacaattacttaaaaattaaaagaactgttccttttttgtttgttttcgtttattcatcagaacagatttgaagaaatgtagcactgcatcagtgtctcagcagtggatgctctgcagtgaatgggtgccgtcagaaacagctgataaaaacatcacaataatccacaccactccagtccatcagttaacatctggagaagacaaaagctgaaacaaatgcatcatgaagacattttttaacttcaaactgatgcttccggctaaaatatgagtccataatccataataacacttccgcCAGTGAAAAACTGTTTTCCGCTCAAATAactttagagctgttttggcttgtaaacggtgcttgatctgtgcagatttctctcctgattcagaccagaccactttatcactggaggaagtgtttttatgaattatggactcgtgttttagttaaaaacatcttaaagctggatttgtttcagcttttgtcttctccagatgttaactgatgtactggagtggtgtggattattgtgatgtgtttatcagctgtttggactctcattctgacggcacccattcactgcagagcatccattg encodes:
- the LOC131551765 gene encoding eukaryotic translation initiation factor 2-alpha kinase 3-like isoform X1; protein product: MSTNTEMGRKICDFLKQNGKSTALIIAKDIGADKSTVNKHLYNLERANQVFKTDKLPPVWDLMEKKNEIKQTLKPQQKSQTTRDTSEDKHVEDLLRSGGLKAQKIASKLGQSTPTIKKQLYSMEKNEIKQTLKPQQKSQTTRDTSEEKHVEDLLRSGGLKKAHQIARELGQSRQTINKQLYSLEKEGKVKKCSKSSMWTLNEEWSDDSFSQESSSSCPSDHGLDSISGLQNFELIAKLGEGGFGCVYKVKHKYDEKIYAVKRVILTGTADSEVKTLARLDHPNIVRYITCWPDSDTSNQGRNQVSNTPGSSSDVVTFDRDGCEEREDEDEVDKDDEDDDDDDEDVTSGMESLSVTESASAAAESSGNNRTDGSNHSTTYLFIQMEFCEGGTLTDWIKARNHMEKQRTTVEIHQIFYEIITGVEYIHANKLIHRDLKPDNILFGADDNVKIGDFGLVAAQTDQNGDLTERSNRGTRTYMSPEQKYKNNYDEKTDIFPLGLVWFEMIWKISTGSEREKLWTDLRDRRLPEGFSDCYQTENTYIMKMLSYSPEHRPDAKYIKEKLEKFFSLDQNLLSQKTV
- the LOC131551765 gene encoding eukaryotic translation initiation factor 2-alpha kinase 3-like isoform X2, producing the protein MSTNTEMGRKICDFLKQNGKSTALIIAKDIGADKSTVNKHLYNLERANQVFKTDKLPPVWDLMEKKNEIKQTLKPQQKSQTTRDTSEDKHVEDLLRSGGLKAQKIASKLGQSTPTIKKQLYSMEKNEIKQTLKPQQKSQTTRDTSEEKHVEDLLRSGGLKKAHQIARELGQSRQTINKQLYSLEKEGKVKKCSKSSMWTLNEEWSDDSFSQESSSSCPSDHGLDSISGLQNFELIAKLGEGGFGCVYKVKHKYDEKIYAVKRVILTGTADSEVKTLARLDHPNIVRYITCWPDSDTSNQGRNQVSNTPGSSSDVVTFDRDGCEEREDEDEVDKDDEDDDDDDEDVTSGMESLSVTESASAAAESSGNNRTDGSNHTTYLFIQMEFCEGGTLTDWIKARNHMEKQRTTVEIHQIFYEIITGVEYIHANKLIHRDLKPDNILFGADDNVKIGDFGLVAAQTDQNGDLTERSNRGTRTYMSPEQKYKNNYDEKTDIFPLGLVWFEMIWKISTGSEREKLWTDLRDRRLPEGFSDCYQTENTYIMKMLSYSPEHRPDAKYIKEKLEKFFSLDQNLLSQKTV